Proteins encoded by one window of Lacerta agilis isolate rLacAgi1 chromosome 11, rLacAgi1.pri, whole genome shotgun sequence:
- the LOC117055344 gene encoding cryptic protein-like, with amino-acid sequence MQALRVLITAALSVQVIQFGDACEGENCDKDSSQEKLNIPLYTFNVLNHLNSEKKNSPSSPLLTPGNKVNRQCCQNGGTCFLGTFCICPKHFTGRHCEYDTRIRSCGTIKHEEWIQDGCQLCQCFYGTLKCSAQALKHGCDSAVAR; translated from the exons ATGCAGGCTTTAAG GGTTCTCATCACTGCGGCTCTCTCAGTTCAAGTAATCCAGTTTGGAGACG CCTGTGAAGGAGAAAACTGTGATAAGGATTCAAGCCAGGAGAAGCTGAATATTCCTCTGTACACCTTTAATGTTTTAAATCACCTTAattcagagaaaaaga attctccttcctccccccttttgaCACCAGGTAACAAAGTGAACAGGCAGTGCTGTCAAAACGGAGGAACTTGCTTCCTGGGAACTTTTTGCATATGCCCCAAGCACTTCACTGGGAGACACTGTGAATATGATACAAGGATCAG gaGTTGTGGCACCATCAAGCACGAGGAGTGGATTCAAGATGGATGTCAATTGTGTCAGTGCTTCTATGGGACTCTGAAATGCTCTGCTCAAGCTCTCAAACATGGATGCG ATTCTGCTGTTGCCAGATGA